The following nucleotide sequence is from Brachyspira suanatina.
GCAGTCAGAAGCGGTATCTAAGACTAGTAGTTCAGTACAGCAGATGATGGCGAATATAGTAACAGTAAGCCATGGAGCAACTAAAGCTAATGATTATGCTAAGATTCTATACACTGAAGCTCAAGATGGAAGTAATATAGGAGAGTCAGTAGTAGATTCTATACAAAGTATTAAAGAATATTCTAAACAGATTACTAATATTACACAGGTAATTCATAATATAGCGGAACAGACTAACCTCTTAGCTATGAACGCAGCGATAGAGGCAGCGCATGCCGGAGAACATGGCCGCGGATTTACAGTAGTAGCGGATAAGATTAGAAAGTTGGCAGAGGATACAGGTGAGAACTCTAAGATTATTAATGAGATAATTGAAGAGACAACACAGGCAATAGATCATACAGTATCTTTAGCATTCAAGAGTTCTGAATCAATGGAGAAGATATTGGAAGGTTCTAATACTTTAGCGGATTTGATATCAACAATATCCGGTGCGAATGATGAATTAGATATAGGTCGCCGAGAGATCTTGATGAATATTAGCAATTTGAATAGTA
It contains:
- a CDS encoding methyl-accepting chemotaxis protein, with the translated sequence QSEAVSKTSSSVQQMMANIVTVSHGATKANDYAKILYTEAQDGSNIGESVVDSIQSIKEYSKQITNITQVIHNIAEQTNLLAMNAAIEAAHAGEHGRGFTVVADKIRKLAEDTGENSKIINEIIEETTQAIDHTVSLAFKSSESMEKILEGSNTLADLISTISGANDELDIGRREILMNISNLNSITEDVQELSLKQMQMSSAVSQNISSVDKLAEDVVNVVNTAENEMKELVNSIENVSNLSSTSSHNMETMDKRIKELQYIFLQLYKLVISFKTEKSEEEIAREKSKSTAVDKKRIRLERKAEKNRIKEEKRRLKELKKESTKGKK